A region from the Populus trichocarpa isolate Nisqually-1 chromosome 18, P.trichocarpa_v4.1, whole genome shotgun sequence genome encodes:
- the LOC7458383 gene encoding bifunctional purple acid phosphatase 26 isoform X2, producing the protein MLLASRLLRLQLFRFVIILVLVLSYVENGNAGLTSTFVRTQWPAADIPLDNEVFAIPKGYNAPQQVHITQGDYDGKAVIISWVTPDEPGSNSVKYGTSENSYDFSAEGTVTNYTFYKYKSGYIHHCLVDGLEYDSKYYYKIGEGDSSRVFWFQTPPEIDPDASYTFGIIGDLGQTYNSLSTLEHYMKSGGQSVLFAGDLSYADRYQYDDVGIRWDSWGRFVEQSAAYQPWIWSAGNHEIEYMPEMEEVLPFKSFLHRFATPHTASKSTNPLWYAIRRASAHIIVLSSYSPFVKYTPQWMWLREELKRVNREKTPWLIVVMHVPIYNSNAAHYMEGESMRAVFESWFVRSKVDFIFAGHVHAYERSYRISNIHYNVTTGDRYPVPDKSAPVYLTVGDGGNQEGLVGRFVDPQPDYSAFREASYGHSTLEIRNRTHAFYQWNRNDDGKPETTDSVIFHNQYW; encoded by the exons ATGCTGCTGGCTTCTAGGTTATTGCGGTTGCAATTGTTTCGATTTgtaattatattagttttagtCTTGAGCTATGTGGAAAATGGGAATGCGGGTTTAACGAGCACTTTTGTTCGTACTCAATGGCCAGCGGCAGATATCCCTCTTGACAATGAAGTTTTTGCAATTCCAAAAGGTTATAATGCTCCACAGCAA GTCCACATCACTCAAGGTGATTATGATGGGAAGGCTGTAATAATCTCTTGGGTTACGCCTGATGAACCGGGTTCAAATTCTGTGAAATATGGCACTTCAGAGAATAGTTATGATTTTAGTGCTGAGGGCACTGTTACTAACTACACCTTTTACAAATATAAGTCTGGCTACATCCATCACTGTCTTGTTGATGGGCTTGAG TATGATTCCAAGTATTACTACAAGATCGGAGAAGGTGACTCCTCTCGTGTGTTTTGGTTTCAAACACCTCCAGAGATTGATCCAGATGCTTCCTACACATTTGGAATTATTG gTGATTTGGGTCAAACATATAATTCTCTTTCCACTCTCGAGCATTACATGAAGAGTGGGGGACAGAGTGTTTTGTTTGCTGGTGATCTCTCTTATGCTGATAGATATCAATATGATGATGTTGGTATTAGATGGGATTCATGGGGCCGTTTTGTCGAGCAAAGTGCTGCATATCAACCATGGATTTGGTCAGCTGGGAATCACGAGATAGAGTACATGCCAGAAATG GAGGAAGTCCTTCCATTTAAATCATTTCTGCATAGATTTGCCACCCCTCATACAGCCTCAAAAAGCACCAATCCTCTTTGGTATGCTATACGCCGTGCATCTGCTCACATCATTGTCCTCTCCAGCTATTCTCCATTTG taaAATACACTCCTCAATGGATGTGGCTTAGAGAAGAATTGAAAAGAGTCAACAGGGAGAAGACACCTTGGCTCATTGTTGTTATGCACGTGCCCATCTACAACAGCAATGCAGCCCACTATATGGAAGGTGAAAGCATGCGTGCAGTCTTTGAAAGCTGGTTTGTTAGATCCAAAGTCGACTTCATTTTTGCTGGTCATGTTCATGCATATGAAAGATCA TATCGTATCTCAAACATACATTATAACGTGACAACTGGTGACCGTTATCCTGTTCCTGACAAATCAGCGCCTGTGTACCTAACTGTTGGGGATGGGGGAAATCAGGAAGGTCTTGTTGGAAG GTTCGTCGACCCACAACCAGATTATTCCGCATTCAGAGAAGCTAGTTATGGCCATTCTACCTTGGAGATTAGGAACAGAACACATGCATTCTACCAATGGAACCGAAATGATGACGGAAAGCCAGAAACAACTGATTCTGTGATATTCCATAACCAATACTGGTAA
- the LOC7458383 gene encoding bifunctional purple acid phosphatase 26 isoform X1, with protein MLLASRLLRLQLFRFVIILVLVLSYVENGNAGLTSTFVRTQWPAADIPLDNEVFAIPKGYNAPQQVHITQGDYDGKAVIISWVTPDEPGSNSVKYGTSENSYDFSAEGTVTNYTFYKYKSGYIHHCLVDGLEYDSKYYYKIGEGDSSRVFWFQTPPEIDPDASYTFGIIGDLGQTYNSLSTLEHYMKSGGQSVLFAGDLSYADRYQYDDVGIRWDSWGRFVEQSAAYQPWIWSAGNHEIEYMPEMEEVLPFKSFLHRFATPHTASKSTNPLWYAIRRASAHIIVLSSYSPFVKYTPQWMWLREELKRVNREKTPWLIVVMHVPIYNSNAAHYMEGESMRAVFESWFVRSKVDFIFAGHVHAYERSYRISNIHYNVTTGDRYPVPDKSAPVYLTVGDGGNQEGLVGRFVDPQPDYSAFREASYGHSTLEIRNRTHAFYQWNRNDDGKPETTDSVIFHNQYWASNMHRRRHLKAREHASC; from the exons ATGCTGCTGGCTTCTAGGTTATTGCGGTTGCAATTGTTTCGATTTgtaattatattagttttagtCTTGAGCTATGTGGAAAATGGGAATGCGGGTTTAACGAGCACTTTTGTTCGTACTCAATGGCCAGCGGCAGATATCCCTCTTGACAATGAAGTTTTTGCAATTCCAAAAGGTTATAATGCTCCACAGCAA GTCCACATCACTCAAGGTGATTATGATGGGAAGGCTGTAATAATCTCTTGGGTTACGCCTGATGAACCGGGTTCAAATTCTGTGAAATATGGCACTTCAGAGAATAGTTATGATTTTAGTGCTGAGGGCACTGTTACTAACTACACCTTTTACAAATATAAGTCTGGCTACATCCATCACTGTCTTGTTGATGGGCTTGAG TATGATTCCAAGTATTACTACAAGATCGGAGAAGGTGACTCCTCTCGTGTGTTTTGGTTTCAAACACCTCCAGAGATTGATCCAGATGCTTCCTACACATTTGGAATTATTG gTGATTTGGGTCAAACATATAATTCTCTTTCCACTCTCGAGCATTACATGAAGAGTGGGGGACAGAGTGTTTTGTTTGCTGGTGATCTCTCTTATGCTGATAGATATCAATATGATGATGTTGGTATTAGATGGGATTCATGGGGCCGTTTTGTCGAGCAAAGTGCTGCATATCAACCATGGATTTGGTCAGCTGGGAATCACGAGATAGAGTACATGCCAGAAATG GAGGAAGTCCTTCCATTTAAATCATTTCTGCATAGATTTGCCACCCCTCATACAGCCTCAAAAAGCACCAATCCTCTTTGGTATGCTATACGCCGTGCATCTGCTCACATCATTGTCCTCTCCAGCTATTCTCCATTTG taaAATACACTCCTCAATGGATGTGGCTTAGAGAAGAATTGAAAAGAGTCAACAGGGAGAAGACACCTTGGCTCATTGTTGTTATGCACGTGCCCATCTACAACAGCAATGCAGCCCACTATATGGAAGGTGAAAGCATGCGTGCAGTCTTTGAAAGCTGGTTTGTTAGATCCAAAGTCGACTTCATTTTTGCTGGTCATGTTCATGCATATGAAAGATCA TATCGTATCTCAAACATACATTATAACGTGACAACTGGTGACCGTTATCCTGTTCCTGACAAATCAGCGCCTGTGTACCTAACTGTTGGGGATGGGGGAAATCAGGAAGGTCTTGTTGGAAG GTTCGTCGACCCACAACCAGATTATTCCGCATTCAGAGAAGCTAGTTATGGCCATTCTACCTTGGAGATTAGGAACAGAACACATGCATTCTACCAATGGAACCGAAATGATGACGGAAAGCCAGAAACAACTGATTCTGTGATATTCCATAACCAATACTG GGCAAGCAATATGCATAGAAGGAGACATCTCAAGGCTAGGGAACATGCTAGTTGCTGA